The genomic window CCTCTCAAGAAGGCTATTGTTTTTTTACCTCTACTTGTTTCCGTTGCTAAAATAGCTGATATTTATAGATATCATGATATATCATTATATATCATAAGTATAATTGTGATTAATGCTAATATTTGCCTGAAATAATACTTGACTTCTTAGATCTCCCCCATAATTGAAGCGGATGAAAACCCTCAGTTTTTTATGCTTATTTTAAGGGTTTTGATGATTATATAAAATTTTATATTCGCAAAAGGCCTCACGAATCCTTGAATTATATGACACCATCAGCATTTTATTAAGCATTTTTAAGAAATAGTGTGAATCGTGTTGTGTTGATTGTTTAAGTCCAAATAATAGGGGGGCCAGTACACTTCATTATCTTAACCTGCTTTTATATTATTCTGTGTACCTATCATAAGTTCAAGAATTCTTTCCTGAGTCATATTCTTCTTATCGTTAATTTCTCCGACAATTCTTCCGTTTCGCATAACATATATCCTGTCACTCATTCCGATAAGTTCAGGAAGCTCTGATGATATCATCAAAATAGCTATCCCTTCGCTTGCTAATCGGTCAATTATCTTATAAATCTCCGCTTTTGCATTGACGTCAATACCTCTTGTAGGTTCATCAAGAATGAGAAGTCTTGGCTTTGAAGTCAGCCATTTTGCTAATACCACTTTTTGCTGATTGCCGCCGCTCAATGTGTTCACAATCTGATTTACGGATTTTGACACTATATTGAGCTCTTTGATTTTTTCTTCAGCAATTTTGTTCTCGATTCTTTTATTTATGAAGTAATTCTTAAATAAATTGCTGAGTGAAGCAAGCGAAATGTTTTCTTTAATGCTCATATCAAGAATCAGACCTTCATTCTTTCTATCCTCAGGGAGATATAACAAGCCCTTCTTAATCAATTCATGGGGCCTCTTCCTATTTATATTCTCTCCAAAATATGTGATTTCCCCATCCTTGAATGCTCTGGCGCCGAATATTGACTGTGCCAGTTCCGTCCTGCCTGAGCCTACCAGTCCTCCCAATCCTACGATCTCACCTTTTTTCACTTTTATATGAACAGGTTCAGTCCTATCGGATATTTTTAGGCCTTTTACCTCAAGAACAATTTCTTCCCTGACTTTATGGCTGCATTTGTACATTTCTTTTAGAGGCCTGCCTACCATCATTTTTATAATAGTATCATAATCAAATTCACTCCTTGAAAGAGTTCCGATATACTTTCCATCTCTTAATACCGTTATTCTATCCCCGATTTCTACTAGTTCTTCGAGTCGATGTGATATATATATTATACTGATTCCCTTAGATTTCATATCCCTGATCAAACGAAACAGAATATCAATTTCTTTTTTTGAAAGACTAGCCGTCGGCTCATCCATAATAACTATCTTTGACTCATTGGAAAGAACTTTGGCTATTTCTACAATCTGCTGTTGAGCTATGGACAGGTTATGTACCATAGTACTTGGATCTATATCAAAACCAAGTGACAACAGTAGTTCCCTGCTCAGTTTGTACATTGATTTTTTATCTGTTAACCCATTTTTCAAGAGTTCTCTGCCAAGGTATATATTATGGACTACATCCAGGTTTTGACACAGATTAAGTTCCTGATGTATAAATCCGATTCCATGATTTCTTGCTTCTCTTGGATCCTTAAAGGATACCTCTTTGCCTTCGAGGACAATCCTTCCTTCATCCGGCGGTATGATGCCTCCCAGGATCTTCATAAGAGTTGATTTACCGGCACCATTTTCCCCAACAATAACATGAACCTCTCCTTCATTTAATGAAAAGTTAACTCCATCAAGAATCTTTACCGTTTTGTTCCTAATAGCCTTTCCGTAGCTGTCATAAATATATTTTGTAATACTCTGCATTGTAAGTACATTTTTATTCACTTTATTTCTCCTCTCTATATTTATATATAGACTAATATAGATTATTTTTCGTTCAGAACTACATTGTCTTGTTCTTAATATTTTCAAAAATGATAGCGCCTAGAATAACAATTCCCATTACAGCTTGATACAAGTGATATGACACTCCCATGAGATTGATGCAGTTTTCTATCATTTTGATTATCAAGACGCCGAAAACGCTGCCGACAACCGAGCCGATACCGCCAAAAAGACTGGTTCCTCCTACAATTGCAGCTGTTATAACCTCAAAAGTGAAGTTCGCCCCCCCCATGTTAGGTTGTGCACAGTTTACTCTGATAGTCATTAGTATACCAACTATGGCAGCCAAAATCCCGTTAACAACATAAACAGATATGTTCAATTTGTCAATGTTTATTCCGCTCAGGAAACTTGCTCTCTCGTTAAAACCGAAAGCCATCAGTGTACGTCCAAAAATTGATTTGTGAAGAACGAAGTAACAGATAACGGCTATAAGCAGAGCGATGTATACCGTTGAGGGTAAAAATAAAATTTCCGTTGCTCCTATGGCATTAAAATCTTCTGGAAGTCTGTTGACTACATCTCCCCTGCTGATGATTTGTGCTATTCCATAAATTATGTATCCTGTTCCTAATGTGGTAATGAATGCAGGTACTTTAATTTTCTGTATGATATACCCATTACAAAAGCCAATTACCGCTCCAACCAATACGGTTAATAAAACTGAAGGTAATACCGAAACTCCCCACGATTTAACAAGCATTCCTGCAATAATCGATGTAATTCCCACAGTATAACCCAATGAAAGGTCTATACCGCCTGTCATCAGTACCATCGTCATGCCCAGGCAGGCAATAATGGGTATTGCAGACTGTTTTACAATAAGAAGTAAGTTATCAAGTGTAGCAAAATTTTTTATAAATAAAGCTGCGAGCACCCATAATACCAGAAAAATTACTATACTTCCTCTATTTTTTATAAAACTTCTAATAAGAGCACCAATTCGCATTCTATCTTCAGATTGAACACTATTTATTTCAATATTCATTTGAAAGACTCCTCCAAAATAATATTATAAGATAAGGTAGCCATTAGATGAATCCCAGAATCTATCGGATCAAAAATAATAGATTAATGTGAACACAAGTATTTCTCAACGCATTTATCTATTTCTTCTTCATTATTTGAAGGCATATTTACATTTTTAATAAGTTCCCACTCTTCTACATGAGTTATTGTATCTTCAGGTTCTAATATCTTAAAGGGTGATAATGATTCTATTTCTATCATAAAATCAGTAGTATATGTTTCAAAAGATACTCCAAAGTCGGGATATTCAGCACCCATTTGGTGATTATATCTCTTTATAAAAACATTATTATGATTAAAATAGGCAACCCATCCTGCTTCGTTTGGAATACCGAATTTAAATGGTTGTTTCATATTTGGATCATGTGTAAGAATTATATATTTATTTCCCCATATAATACGGGGATCATCCATTCTCGAATAAGGCCATAGTGCTACTATACGATTACTTAAAAGTCCTGTATCACGCTGTGATTGTGGTACAATTTCTTTTCCACCCGGTGCCAAAAGTGTTAGCGCCCATGCTGCAATTTTTATAGGCCATGCGTTTTTATTTTTAAGACTATGAACAATTTTAACTTTACTGGAATCATGACTTAATATTATTTCAATTTCTTTTTGTACTTGGGAATATACCTCTACCTTTTGTTTTATTTTAATACCATCCTTTACATTTTTCCACTCAACTGGATCATTATCTGGTATATAAGAGCGTGGAAATGCCTCAGGACTATGCCATAAACGATGTCCTCCTCTTATTTTCCATTCTTTATCCCAAACAGTTTTTGAAACAGAGGGACATTCACAAAACTCATTTTGTTTACCAGTAAAACCATAGAATATTACGCGTGGCCCAAAATCGATTGTTATAATAACATCAACAATATCATTGGTCAATTTAACACATTTCCCGAATTCTTTGTATGTTATTATATCGTTATTAATTTCATTCAATTTAAAGTTACCTCCATTGTATTTTAAATGTAGATTTTCGGAAACTCAGTTTCCTTTATTCTCAAGCCCTCTATAGAGGGCTATTGTTTTTTTACCTCCATTTGTTCGCCGTCGCCAAAAAAGCTGATATTTATAGATATCATAAGATTTTAAGAGTTTATAAACAGTTATTTGCGAATATAAGCTTGTAATCATACTTGACTTTTTCGGATCGCCCCCAAAATTAAAGTGGATGGTAATTTTTACCATTACTTCTAATTAATGAGGGTGGTTCTTTTATGCTTATCAAATGTTCTTCTCATGTTGAGTTTAAACTGTTTTTACAGCAGAGGATTCCTGTGTTGTGGGCTCTGGAGCAAGACAGGCTTATATCTTTCTCCAGGTCTTTGACTAAGGTTTGGTTTTTGAATCTGGATCCTGCTGCTTGTTTGTTGTCCAAATGTTTTTCTTCTATGGGTAGGCCTGTTAAATATGATCCTGTGTGTATTTTAAGGTCTTTGGTATTGATGTTGGATCTTGGGTACCATAGTGTTACTAAATGGGTTCAAGCTCTTCGTTCTGATGATATTCTGGCTGTTTTGTCCGGCTTTGAGCCTCATGGGATTGATCCCGGATCCTTTGAACCTTGTTTTGTCTGGGGATGGTTCTTCTTTAAGGACAGGTTCTAGCCCCTATGGTGTTAAGGTTTGTGATTGTAGGAAAAAGGGTATTTTTAGTTGTGATTGCAAGCGTCGTTTTTCGGATCCTGAGGCTTCTTGGGGCTGGGATAGTTACCGTGATGAGTACTATTATGGTTATTCTCCTTATGTTTTAACGGCTGCAGCAGGTGTTGGTGAGCTTCCGATGTATATTAGGCTTGTTCAGGCCCGCCGCCATGATTCTGTATCGGGTGTTGTTTCACTTGCTGAGTTTAAGGAGCTTTATCGGTATTTAAAGGTAAATAAGTTTTTGGCAGATTCTGCTCATGATGCTTATCCTTTTTATGAGCTTTGTGAGTTTTTGGGTATTGAGCCTTTTATTGATTTAAATTCTAAAGGCAAGGGCAATTTTAAGAATTTGCCTTCTGTGAGTATCAATGAGTATGGTATTCCTATTTGCCCCAAAGGTTATGCTATGTGTTTTTGTGGTTTTAATAAAAGCCGCAGTCGTTTGAAGTGGCGCTGTCCTTTGAAAGCCGGCAGCAGACGTTTGAGAAAAAATATTTCCTGTGATTGCCCTTGTTCTGATTCTTTCTATGGACGTACGGTTTATACTAAGCCTCAGGATGATTTAAGGATTTTTACCAGAACTCCCAGGGATTCTAGGGCTTGGCGCAAGGTTTATGCTATGCGGTCTTCTTCGGAACGCTCGTTTAAACGGATTAAGATTGATTATGAGATTGAGCGCTGCAGGATAAGAGGCCGCAAGAATTGGTATTTTTTTATTCATTTTGCTGCTATGAACTGTCATCTTGATGCCTGGGTTGCTAAGACTGAAAAAGAACATTTTGATATTTGGAATGAGGTTTTGGAGAAAGATTTAGCAGCATAAACAATAGAACCCAGGAGATAATTCATTAACTATTGTTCACCTTTTAAAAATGGCTTTTTTAAAGGGTTAGTTTGTTATTGTCTTTTTTTGGGTTTCATTTTAATAAGATTGCTGTTTACTGGTTTTTTATTTTTCACTTCCTTATTTTGGTAAATGGTTATGGTTTAGATGACTTTTTTGTTGGGTTTGTTAGTTTTTTACAGGGAATTATTTACTGTTTCCGAAATTACTCTTTTAAATATATTTGAGATTGACGCAGTTTTCTATCATTTTGATTATCAAGACGCCGAAAACGCTGCCGACAACCGAGCCGATACCGCCAAAAAGACTGGTTCCTCCTACAATTGCAGCTGTTATAACCTCAAAAGTGAAGTTCGCCCCCCCCATGTTAGGTTGTGCACAGTTTACTCTGATAGTCATTAGTATACCAACTATGGCAGCCAAAATCCCGTTAACAACATAAACAGATATGTTCAATTTGTCAATGTTTATTCCGCTCAGGAAACTTGCTCTCTCGTTAAAACCGAAAGCCATCAGTGTACGTCCAAAAATTGATTTGTGAAGAACGAAGTAACAGATAACGGCTATAAGCAGAGCGATGTATACCGTTGAGGGTAAAAATAAAATTTCCGTTGCTCCTATGGCATTAAAATCTTCTGGAAGTCTGTTGACTACATCTCCCCTGCTGATGATTTGTGCTATTCCATAAATTATGTATCCTGTTCCTAATGTGGTAATGAATGCAGGTACTTTAATTTTCTGTATGATATACCCATTACAAAAGCCAATTACCGCTCCAACCAATACGGTTAATAAAACTGAAGGTAATACCGAAACTCCCCACGATTTAACAAGCATTCCTGCAATAATCGATGTAATTCCCACAGTATAACCCAATGAAAGGTCTATACCGCCTGCAATCAGTACCATCGTCATACCTAGGCAGGCAATAATGGGTATTTTGAAAGACTCCTCCAAAATCACATTTTAATATACCTTTTAATATACCTTGCTGGCTTCAAGCTTTTTATTTTTGCTGTAGATACTGACGGCAACAACAATTATGATGATAGTTCCAACAATAATATTTTGAAAAAATGGATGTATGCCCAAGAGGTTGAGAGCATTCCTAGCGCACCCTATAATCAGTGCCCCCACCAGAGATAAAGGAATCTTACCCTCGCCTCCCATCATGTTGACGCCACCGATGACACACGCTGCTATAGTGTCCAGCTGGTATGGCTCTCCCTGCATAGGATGAACCGTATCAAGCTGAGAACTGAGGAGTATTCCCGCAGCAGCTGCGCAAAAGCCTGAGATGGCAAAAACCATAAGCTTTATTCTATTGGTATTAATACCTTCCTGTTTAACTACAACTTCATTGCCGCCAAGGGCATATACATGATTTCCAAAGGGTGTCCTGGTCATGACAAATGCTCCGATCATGACTAGCAGCAGTGTAATGTAATCCGAAACCGGTATGCCCAATAATTTACCATTACCTATAAAAACATATGCCTCCGGGAAGCCTCCAATAGACCTTCCGTTATTGAGTAGAAGAGCGAAACCATAGCAAACCTGCCCGACTGCCAGAGTTGCTATAAAGGAAGGGACCTCTAGCTTTGATACCATAAGTCCATTAAACATCCCCATAAGTGTTCCAACAACCAACCCGACTATTATTGCTATAGGTAAGCTTACACCTTGCAACAGAAGAAGGCCATTTATCATTGCGCATAATGATATCTGTCCTCCTATAGATAGGTCAATACCTTTAATGATAATCACCATAGTCATAGCGATCGAACATATTGCAATTATCGAGCATTGCCGCATAACATTGAGCAGGTTCCTCGGCTGTAAAAAATTAGGGATTAATGATCCAATAATTATAAACGCCAGAATCGCTAAAATATATAACAAATATTTTTTGTATCTAATTTCGAATTTCACTAAATTACCTCCCAAATACAAATGGATGCTTAATTAAGAGGAAAGGCGCATCAAATGAACTGATACTTTGATACGCCATATTCTCCTTATTGAATTATCAGGTCATTAATTATCAATATTATTCATAAATATTTTTGATATTTGATATAATAAGAATGCATTAACCTTCTATCTTCTAGAATGCCCATTTGTATGCTTCATCAAGGTTTGTTTTGTCATAAACCATTGTACCTGAGTCTATCGTCTTTTGAACTTTTGAAGGATCCAAGGAGCCATCCAGCACTTTCAATAAGGTATCTACAGCCATAGTCCCCATTTTTCCAGGGAATTGAGCCATAGTTCCGGTGATTTCCCCGGTCTTTATTAAATCAACAGCTTTCTTGGAACCGTCAACACTCATGATAGTGAGTCCTGTCTTCTTTTTGTCTTTAAGCGCCTGAAGTATTCCGTCAAGCATGACATCTGATGCTGAGAATAAGCCCTGTACATCACTGTTCGCCTGCAGCATGTTCTGTGTTACAGACATTGCCTTGTCATTGGACCAATCTCCAGGCTCTTCACCTACTATCTTAATCTGGCTGCCTTCTAAGCCTTTCTTGAAACCATCAACTCTTTTATCTCCGGCAGCATTACCATTAGCTCCACGAACAATCAGGACATTTCCTTGGCCATTTAGTTCCTTGACCATTCTTTTTCCAGCTTCAACGCCTGCATTAAAGTTGTCGGTGCCTATATAGCATATATAAAGATCTTCATTTCCCTTGTCAACAGGAGTATCCACCAATACAACCGGAATATTGGCTTCCTTGGCTTTTTTCAGTGCAGGGATGACTGCCTTGCTGTCCATCGGATTCAAAATAATAGCATCAACTTTTTTCATTATAAGGTCTTCAATCTGATTAACCTGTGTAGCAACAGCAGTCTGCTCGCCGGCTGTT from Biomaibacter acetigenes includes these protein-coding regions:
- a CDS encoding ABC transporter permease, whose translation is MNIEINSVQSEDRMRIGALIRSFIKNRGSIVIFLVLWVLAALFIKNFATLDNLLLIVKQSAIPIIACLGMTMVLMTGGIDLSLGYTVGITSIIAGMLVKSWGVSVLPSVLLTVLVGAVIGFCNGYIIQKIKVPAFITTLGTGYIIYGIAQIISRGDVVNRLPEDFNAIGATEILFLPSTVYIALLIAVICYFVLHKSIFGRTLMAFGFNERASFLSGINIDKLNISVYVVNGILAAIVGILMTIRVNCAQPNMGGANFTFEVITAAIVGGTSLFGGIGSVVGSVFGVLIIKMIENCINLMGVSYHLYQAVMGIVILGAIIFENIKNKTM
- a CDS encoding ABC transporter permease is translated as MILEESFKIPIIACLGMTMVLIAGGIDLSLGYTVGITSIIAGMLVKSWGVSVLPSVLLTVLVGAVIGFCNGYIIQKIKVPAFITTLGTGYIIYGIAQIISRGDVVNRLPEDFNAIGATEILFLPSTVYIALLIAVICYFVLHKSIFGRTLMAFGFNERASFLSGINIDKLNISVYVVNGILAAIVGILMTIRVNCAQPNMGGANFTFEVITAAIVGGTSLFGGIGSVVGSVFGVLIIKMIENCVNLKYI
- a CDS encoding sugar ABC transporter ATP-binding protein; this encodes MNKNVLTMQSITKYIYDSYGKAIRNKTVKILDGVNFSLNEGEVHVIVGENGAGKSTLMKILGGIIPPDEGRIVLEGKEVSFKDPREARNHGIGFIHQELNLCQNLDVVHNIYLGRELLKNGLTDKKSMYKLSRELLLSLGFDIDPSTMVHNLSIAQQQIVEIAKVLSNESKIVIMDEPTASLSKKEIDILFRLIRDMKSKGISIIYISHRLEELVEIGDRITVLRDGKYIGTLSRSEFDYDTIIKMMVGRPLKEMYKCSHKVREEIVLEVKGLKISDRTEPVHIKVKKGEIVGLGGLVGSGRTELAQSIFGARAFKDGEITYFGENINRKRPHELIKKGLLYLPEDRKNEGLILDMSIKENISLASLSNLFKNYFINKRIENKIAEEKIKELNIVSKSVNQIVNTLSGGNQQKVVLAKWLTSKPRLLILDEPTRGIDVNAKAEIYKIIDRLASEGIAILMISSELPELIGMSDRIYVMRNGRIVGEINDKKNMTQERILELMIGTQNNIKAG
- a CDS encoding ABC transporter permease, producing MKFEIRYKKYLLYILAILAFIIIGSLIPNFLQPRNLLNVMRQCSIIAICSIAMTMVIIIKGIDLSIGGQISLCAMINGLLLLQGVSLPIAIIVGLVVGTLMGMFNGLMVSKLEVPSFIATLAVGQVCYGFALLLNNGRSIGGFPEAYVFIGNGKLLGIPVSDYITLLLVMIGAFVMTRTPFGNHVYALGGNEVVVKQEGINTNRIKLMVFAISGFCAAAAGILLSSQLDTVHPMQGEPYQLDTIAACVIGGVNMMGGEGKIPLSLVGALIIGCARNALNLLGIHPFFQNIIVGTIIIIVVAVSIYSKNKKLEASKVY
- a CDS encoding transposase; the encoded protein is MGTIVLLNGFKLFVLMIFWLFCPALSLMGLIPDPLNLVLSGDGSSLRTGSSPYGVKVCDCRKKGIFSCDCKRRFSDPEASWGWDSYRDEYYYGYSPYVLTAAAGVGELPMYIRLVQARRHDSVSGVVSLAEFKELYRYLKVNKFLADSAHDAYPFYELCEFLGIEPFIDLNSKGKGNFKNLPSVSINEYGIPICPKGYAMCFCGFNKSRSRLKWRCPLKAGSRRLRKNISCDCPCSDSFYGRTVYTKPQDDLRIFTRTPRDSRAWRKVYAMRSSSERSFKRIKIDYEIERCRIRGRKNWYFFIHFAAMNCHLDAWVAKTEKEHFDIWNEVLEKDLAA
- a CDS encoding sugar ABC transporter substrate-binding protein, translating into MKKSVASKMLAFLAIFAFVFTLVLTGCSSTESKKETQKEGTAKQEAKADKKQYTIAFSLKTVTNDDFQKAIADSIQKSVEASGNKFLLVTAGEQTAVATQVNQIEDLIMKKVDAIILNPMDSKAVIPALKKAKEANIPVVLVDTPVDKGNEDLYICYIGTDNFNAGVEAGKRMVKELNGQGNVLIVRGANGNAAGDKRVDGFKKGLEGSQIKIVGEEPGDWSNDKAMSVTQNMLQANSDVQGLFSASDVMLDGILQALKDKKKTGLTIMSVDGSKKAVDLIKTGEITGTMAQFPGKMGTMAVDTLLKVLDGSLDPSKVQKTIDSGTMVYDKTNLDEAYKWAF